A DNA window from Turicibacter sp. TJ11 contains the following coding sequences:
- a CDS encoding DUF1540 domain-containing protein, with protein sequence MLEKNPSIKCNVSSCKFNNKNKHYCKLETIKIGTHEKNPIQVECTDCQSFELQE encoded by the coding sequence ATGTTAGAAAAAAATCCAAGTATCAAATGTAACGTCAGCAGTTGTAAGTTTAATAATAAAAATAAACACTACTGTAAATTAGAGACAATCAAAATCGGAACACATGAAAAAAATCCGATTCAAGTAGAATGTACAGATTGTCAATCATTTGAACTTCAAGAATAG
- a CDS encoding helix-turn-helix transcriptional regulator translates to MKTPVKTVKEFRETVLSELNFTGTKEKYCTLYQNKKNPQNGFFLLYERPNYYEFGIADYTIDHSFTIHFDNPQRLVRLGTVYKGTTEFQLDNAPVSSFKPSSFFVVEQDLKGKQTWHQGQHFHGAEITIYEAYFNEVIQPLLKKEVDFDFFIKNYTYNYLPLEVMSIIQSMQALSNKNALDPLQLESALLQCISIIIQTIEESPNNAFTHQLYYGKIKIGTDRYLHLSAQDIGRIQQAHDILTKHVEAPPTIDKLSEMVLLNPQKLQAGFSYYYHQSIGDFITSLKMTLAANLLCTTEMRISDISKKVGYLYPSNFIKMFKQTYDCTPLQYRNYHKNPKNSL, encoded by the coding sequence ATGAAAACTCCTGTTAAAACCGTTAAAGAATTTCGTGAAACAGTTTTATCTGAATTAAATTTTACCGGTACGAAAGAAAAATACTGTACTTTATACCAAAACAAAAAAAATCCACAAAACGGATTTTTCTTATTATATGAACGTCCTAACTATTATGAGTTTGGAATCGCTGATTATACCATCGATCACTCGTTTACAATCCACTTTGATAATCCACAACGACTCGTCCGTTTAGGAACCGTGTATAAAGGAACGACTGAATTTCAATTAGATAACGCTCCTGTTTCCTCATTCAAACCTTCTTCTTTTTTTGTCGTCGAGCAAGATCTTAAAGGAAAGCAAACTTGGCATCAAGGGCAACATTTTCATGGCGCAGAAATTACGATTTATGAAGCTTACTTTAATGAAGTCATTCAACCCTTATTAAAAAAAGAAGTTGATTTTGATTTTTTTATCAAAAACTATACCTATAATTATCTTCCACTTGAAGTGATGTCCATTATTCAGTCGATGCAAGCTCTCTCTAACAAAAACGCACTTGATCCTCTACAGCTTGAATCGGCTTTACTACAATGCATCTCAATTATTATTCAAACGATTGAAGAGTCACCTAATAATGCATTTACTCATCAACTTTATTATGGAAAAATAAAAATTGGAACTGATCGCTATTTGCATTTAAGTGCCCAAGATATCGGGCGTATTCAACAAGCTCATGATATTTTAACGAAACATGTCGAAGCTCCACCGACCATCGATAAACTGAGTGAGATGGTTTTACTCAATCCACAAAAATTACAAGCGGGATTTTCATATTACTATCATCAATCAATCGGAGACTTTATCACCTCATTAAAAATGACATTAGCCGCTAACTTATTATGTACGACTGAGATGAGGATTTCAGATATTTCAAAAAAAGTAGGCTATCTTTATCCGAGTAACTTTATTAAAATGTTTAAACAAACGTATGATTGCACTCCGCTACAATACCGTAACTATCATAAAAACCCAAAAAACAGCTTATAA
- a CDS encoding MFS transporter has translation MSTRLSHKNFTLLVIGQIISLFGSSIQRFALSLYLLDLTGSASVFASILAISMIPVVLVSPVAGILADRGNKKHLMIGLDVISAILLAIYATVLFHGNDQVWIVALVMIVLSTISTIYQPVVNTCIPVIIKKENLVRANAIIQQVSSLSNFLGPILAGLLYGFFGISGVVVFNLVSFIFSAILELFLEIPHEKSTKKENFMSVFLLDMKESYTYLKDKNPIVFRMLLFSGFYNLFLVPVFSVAAPYLIKVTFNLSSEVYGVAEGLIALGMIIGGFIITLKPAMFHIKRIHQTLYLTSISMALMGMSVFLFQKGYSSSFVSVALFTLFGMIIMGVLGIANVLSSTYLYEETESSVLGKVLAFGSAFAVLCIPLGQILFGGLIEVFVDQIYWLIYLAASLVFGVTLLVRWNVLQIKD, from the coding sequence ATGTCAACTCGGTTATCTCATAAAAACTTTACATTATTAGTTATAGGACAAATTATTTCGCTGTTTGGAAGTTCGATTCAACGATTTGCTTTGTCGTTATATTTGTTAGATTTAACAGGATCGGCGAGTGTGTTTGCTAGTATTTTAGCTATCTCGATGATTCCTGTCGTATTAGTTTCTCCCGTAGCGGGGATTTTAGCGGATCGAGGAAATAAGAAGCATTTAATGATTGGATTAGATGTGATTAGTGCGATTTTATTAGCTATTTATGCCACTGTTTTATTTCATGGAAATGATCAAGTATGGATCGTCGCTTTGGTGATGATTGTATTATCAACGATTTCAACTATTTATCAACCAGTCGTTAATACGTGTATTCCAGTTATAATAAAAAAGGAGAATCTCGTTCGAGCGAATGCCATTATTCAACAAGTTTCATCTCTTAGTAATTTTTTAGGTCCTATTTTAGCAGGATTATTATATGGATTCTTTGGGATTTCAGGTGTCGTGGTATTTAATTTAGTGAGCTTTATATTTTCAGCTATTTTAGAGTTATTTTTAGAAATTCCTCATGAAAAATCAACGAAAAAAGAAAACTTTATGTCCGTCTTCTTATTAGATATGAAAGAAAGTTATACGTACTTAAAAGATAAAAACCCGATTGTCTTTCGAATGTTATTATTTTCGGGATTTTATAATTTGTTTTTAGTGCCTGTCTTTAGTGTTGCTGCCCCTTATTTAATTAAAGTAACGTTTAATTTGTCATCAGAAGTTTATGGAGTTGCTGAGGGATTAATTGCACTAGGAATGATTATTGGCGGGTTCATTATTACCTTAAAACCAGCGATGTTTCATATTAAACGAATTCATCAAACTTTATATTTAACATCGATTTCAATGGCTTTAATGGGAATGTCTGTTTTTTTATTTCAAAAAGGATACAGTTCGTCGTTTGTTAGTGTGGCGTTATTTACTCTTTTTGGGATGATCATCATGGGTGTTTTAGGAATTGCGAATGTGCTAAGTTCAACTTACTTATATGAAGAAACCGAAAGCTCAGTATTAGGAAAAGTGTTAGCGTTTGGATCGGCATTTGCGGTGTTATGTATTCCGCTTGGGCAAATTTTATTTGGTGGATTAATTGAAGTATTTGTTGATCAAATTTATTGGCTCATTTATTTAGCGGCTAGTTTAGTTTTTGGAGTCACGCTACTGGTTCGTTGGAATGTGTTACAAATTAAAGATTAA
- a CDS encoding ABC transporter ATP-binding protein, which yields MNAISVQNLDVAYEDKYIIKNMNLEIPKGKITMIIGSNGCGKSTLLKSIARIITPKKGEIKLDGMSLKSQAPKEIAKKMAVLPQSPIVPSGLLVKELVSYGRFPHQKAMSGLKEKDLEMINWAMKVTGIFELANRTVDSLSGGQRQRAWIAMALAQETEILVLDEPTTYLDLAHQLEILMLLKKLNEEENRTIVMVLHELNNATKFADYLVGVKEGEVIFFGKPLDVITEENLFALYGIQATLQLDETKQYPICVDFHLKEESAS from the coding sequence ATGAATGCAATTTCTGTTCAAAATTTAGATGTTGCGTATGAAGATAAATACATCATTAAAAATATGAATTTAGAAATTCCAAAAGGAAAAATCACGATGATTATCGGATCGAATGGATGTGGAAAATCAACGCTTTTAAAAAGTATTGCTCGTATCATTACACCTAAAAAAGGAGAAATTAAATTAGATGGTATGAGTTTAAAATCACAAGCGCCTAAAGAGATTGCAAAAAAGATGGCAGTGTTACCTCAAAGTCCAATTGTTCCGTCGGGGCTTTTAGTTAAAGAGCTGGTATCTTATGGTCGATTTCCACATCAAAAAGCAATGAGTGGACTTAAAGAAAAAGATCTTGAAATGATTAATTGGGCGATGAAAGTCACGGGGATTTTTGAATTAGCGAATCGAACAGTTGATTCATTATCAGGAGGTCAACGTCAACGTGCGTGGATTGCGATGGCTTTGGCACAGGAAACAGAAATTTTGGTTTTAGATGAACCGACGACTTATCTTGATTTAGCTCATCAACTTGAAATTTTAATGTTGTTAAAAAAATTAAATGAAGAAGAAAACCGCACGATTGTGATGGTTTTACATGAATTAAATAATGCAACGAAATTTGCTGATTATTTAGTGGGAGTCAAAGAAGGGGAAGTCATCTTCTTTGGAAAACCTCTAGATGTTATTACAGAGGAAAATTTATTTGCACTATATGGAATTCAAGCCACGTTACAATTAGATGAAACAAAACAATATCCTATTTGTGTTGATTTTCATCTAAAAGAAGAAAGTGCTAGTTAG
- a CDS encoding FecCD family ABC transporter permease, whose amino-acid sequence MKKSVIIMILMSLLLMVVFLITLSWGTYTMSFSEVVMTLLGQGSKLQSTTIFDIRLPRLCVAMLVAICLSTAGCILQSVTRNELAEPGMIGINAGAALAVVLLISSGQKTYYSEIGDASLFVMPLIAMIGSFISGSLIYRLSYKKGVSPTRLILTGIGVNVGINAFISLYQLNMAQGDYNQVLTWINGSLWGSSWKFFYLILPLTLVFLGLTLWKSKILDVIDLGDELATGLGVHVEKERKMLFFYATALAALATSVAGNLAFLGLLGPHLAKRLVGPVHRRLIPMASLLSIMIILLADSISRNVFSPIEIPVGTTIAIVGVPYFIYLMLKE is encoded by the coding sequence TTGAAGAAAAGTGTTATCATCATGATTCTCATGAGTCTTCTTTTAATGGTTGTTTTTTTAATCACATTGAGTTGGGGAACGTATACCATGTCATTTAGTGAAGTCGTCATGACGCTATTGGGTCAAGGATCAAAGCTTCAAAGTACAACAATTTTTGATATTCGTTTGCCACGTCTTTGTGTGGCGATGTTAGTTGCTATTTGTTTATCAACCGCTGGTTGTATTTTACAAAGTGTGACACGAAATGAGCTGGCTGAACCAGGTATGATTGGAATTAACGCAGGGGCAGCGTTAGCGGTGGTTCTGCTTATTTCATCTGGGCAAAAGACCTATTATAGTGAGATTGGTGATGCCTCATTGTTTGTGATGCCATTGATCGCCATGATTGGGAGTTTCATTAGTGGAAGTTTAATTTATCGTTTAAGTTATAAAAAAGGTGTTTCACCGACGCGTCTTATTTTGACGGGAATTGGTGTCAACGTTGGGATTAACGCATTTATTTCACTGTATCAACTAAATATGGCTCAAGGAGACTATAATCAAGTATTGACTTGGATTAACGGAAGTCTTTGGGGCAGTAGCTGGAAGTTTTTCTATTTAATTTTACCATTGACGCTTGTTTTTTTAGGATTGACACTATGGAAATCAAAGATTTTAGATGTCATCGATTTAGGTGATGAACTAGCGACAGGGCTAGGTGTTCATGTAGAAAAAGAAAGAAAAATGTTGTTCTTTTATGCCACTGCTTTAGCTGCTTTGGCAACATCGGTAGCGGGAAATCTAGCGTTTTTAGGATTGCTCGGTCCTCACTTAGCGAAGCGTTTAGTAGGACCCGTTCATCGACGTTTAATTCCAATGGCTAGTCTTTTGAGTATTATGATCATTTTACTTGCTGACTCGATTTCAAGAAATGTGTTCTCACCGATTGAAATTCCAGTAGGAACAACGATTGCGATTGTTGGGGTACCGTACTTTATTTATTTAATGTTAAAAGAATAA
- a CDS encoding iron ABC transporter permease, translating into MNKKVISLVSFCSLFAIIGLVVAICAGAKSIPLQTVWESFFHYEDVLEMQLVRDVRIPRAICTAFVGGLLGITGAMVQGVTRNPVAEPSLMGITQGAMFAVAMVGTSSTLYGLFGNMIAALIGALVSGVLVLLFSMKSARNMNLSRLLLAGTALSTFFISLATIIALLTNQSQNLAFWISGGFRATTWESVKLVSIIGGIGTVVSLLLSRKINTLSLGEEVCIGLGQNPVKIRLYTLLLIIPMCAVSVAVAGNIAFIGLIVPYIVRKVVGSDYRLIMPISFLGGATLVIWADVLARLVNQPYETPIGLFTSLVGVPLFIWMVRKEG; encoded by the coding sequence ATGAATAAAAAAGTCATTTCTTTAGTTAGTTTTTGTAGTTTATTCGCAATAATCGGGCTAGTTGTTGCGATTTGTGCAGGAGCAAAAAGTATTCCTTTACAAACCGTATGGGAAAGTTTCTTTCACTATGAAGACGTGTTAGAAATGCAATTAGTAAGAGATGTTCGAATACCAAGAGCCATTTGTACCGCCTTTGTAGGCGGTCTTCTTGGTATTACCGGGGCAATGGTGCAAGGAGTGACAAGAAATCCGGTTGCCGAACCTTCTTTAATGGGAATTACACAAGGTGCGATGTTTGCAGTTGCTATGGTAGGAACGAGCTCTACGTTATATGGATTATTTGGAAATATGATCGCTGCTTTAATAGGAGCTTTAGTGAGTGGAGTACTTGTTCTTTTGTTTAGTATGAAAAGTGCAAGAAATATGAATTTATCGCGTTTGTTACTGGCAGGAACGGCGTTAAGTACGTTTTTTATTTCATTAGCAACGATCATCGCACTGTTAACCAATCAATCACAAAATTTAGCGTTTTGGATTTCAGGTGGTTTTCGTGCCACAACATGGGAAAGTGTCAAATTAGTTAGCATAATCGGTGGAATCGGTACCGTTGTTTCATTACTTTTATCTCGTAAAATTAATACGCTTAGTTTAGGTGAAGAAGTGTGTATTGGACTTGGGCAAAATCCAGTAAAAATTCGTCTTTATACGTTGTTATTAATTATTCCGATGTGTGCCGTGAGCGTGGCGGTTGCAGGAAATATTGCATTTATTGGGCTTATCGTTCCGTATATCGTTCGAAAAGTTGTAGGAAGTGATTATCGCTTGATTATGCCTATTTCTTTTTTAGGTGGAGCAACGCTTGTGATTTGGGCAGATGTGTTGGCACGCTTAGTGAATCAACCGTATGAAACACCGATTGGATTGTTTACTTCATTAGTTGGAGTTCCGTTATTTATTTGGATGGTTAGAAAGGAGGGCTAA